A window from Dunckerocampus dactyliophorus isolate RoL2022-P2 chromosome 15, RoL_Ddac_1.1, whole genome shotgun sequence encodes these proteins:
- the slc3a2a gene encoding solute carrier family 3 member 2a: protein MSKDSEVDMKDVELNELDPEKQPMTGDGQTVGGEKNGSVKVKVPEEDVTFTGLSKEELMKVAGTPGWVRTRWVLLILFWLGWVGMLAGAIVIIVQAPRCKPIPEMNWWNMGPLYQISDLEAFSNGLAGVENKLDNVNQLKVKGLVLGPIHTVQADKPNTLDLKRIDPTQGSEKDLLAVLEKAHKKGISVVLDLTPNYLGASPWFSDSVLNDVVNDVQAAAKHWLSLGVNGIKISGLASASNALDWSSLQGTVQGNDTEDAKKLLMGVAEGVSVTEVSQLVNGSSADLVLSDLLSTRSKGGERINALDTLHLQQRSLAWGLGAAQRDQLSKRAASQALIRLYQLLLFTMPGTPVFNYGDEIGLQMQGDESPKMVWNIEKEPEEGAAVNETSEAERKEYIAVRKWFKSLSDLRGKERSLLHGDYYSLQSSATSLSFLRLWDQSDRFITAVNWGYAPETLELKLPPTEGVELPESALVKVSTDPELEVDSKVPLDKITVGPGQGVLLHFPYTG from the exons ATGAGCAAGGACTCAGAGGTGGACATGAAGGATGTGGAGCTCAATGAGCTGGACCCTGAGAAGCAGCCCATGACCGGCGATGGCCAGACTGTAGGAGGTGAGAAGAATGGAAGCGTCAAAGTGAAGGTTCCGGAGGAGGATGTTACATTCACTGGCCTGTCCAAAGAAGAACTCATGAAGGTTGCAGGCACTCCAGG ATGGGTGCGGACCCGCTGGGTGCTGCTCATCCTCTTCTGGCTGGGTTGGGTGGGCATGCTGGCTGGGGCCATCGTCATCATAGTGCAGGCTCCACGCTGCAAACCCATTCCGGAGATGAACTGGTGGAACATGGGACCTTTATACCAGATATCTGACCTTGAGGCTTTCTCCAATGGACTGGCAG gtgTTGAGAATAAATTGGACAATGTCAACCAGCTGAAGGTGAAAGGTTTGGTGCTCGGCCCTATTCACACGGTGCAGGCTGACAAGCCAAACACTTTGGACTTGAAACGGATTGACCCTACTCAGGGAAGTGAGAAGGACCTCCTTGCTGTCTTGGAAAAGGCTCATAAGAAGG GTATTTCTGTGGTGCTCGACTTGACTCCAAACTATCTGGGAGCGTCTCCATGGTTCAGCGACAGCGTCCTTAACGATGTCGTGAATGATGTCCAG GCTGCGGCGAAACACTGGCTTAGTCTGGGCGTCAACGGCATCAAGATTTCCGGCCTTGCCTCAGCCTCCAATGCTCTGGACTGGTCCAGCCTGCAGGGCACGGTCCAGGGCAACGATACGGAGGATGCCAAGAA ACTGCTGATGGGCGTGGCTGAAGGTGTTTCGGTCACTGAGGTGTCCCAGCTGGTCAATGGCTCCAGCGCTGATCTGGTGCTGTCGGACCTGCTCAGCACTAGAAGTAAAG GCGGGGAGCGCATCAACGCCTTAGACACCCTGCACCTTCAGCAGAGAAGCCTGGCTTGGGGTCTTGGCGCCGCCCAACGGGACCAACTGTCCAAACGGGCCGCATCTCAAGCTTTGATTCGCCTCTACCAGCTGCTGCTCTTCACCATGCCCGGAACGCCCGTGTTCAACTATGGTGACGAAATCGGCCTCCAGATGCAGGGTGACGAATCTCCCAAGATGGTTTGGAACATTGAGAAGGAGCCAGAGGAGGGAGCTGCTGTCAACGAGACTTCAGAG GCCGAACGTAAAGAATACATAGCAGTGAGAAAATGGTTCAAATCTCTCAGCGACCTTAGAGGTAAAGAGCGCTCCCTCCTCCACGGCGATTACTACTCTCTCCAGtcgtccgccacctccctctcTTTCTTACGCTTGTGGGACCAGAGCGACAGATTCATCACGGCAGTTAACTGGGGCTATGCGCCGGAGACACTCGAACTCAAGCTCCCACCAACAG AAGGAGTCGAGTTGCCAGAATCAGCACTAGTGAAGGTGTCCACTGATCCAGAACTGGAGGTAGATTCCAAAGTCCCCCTAGACAAAATCACCGTGGGACCTGGACAAGGTGTTCTTCTGCACTTCCCTTACACAGGCTGA